A DNA window from Trichomycterus rosablanca isolate fTriRos1 chromosome 9, fTriRos1.hap1, whole genome shotgun sequence contains the following coding sequences:
- the LOC134319754 gene encoding uncharacterized protein LOC134319754 gives MDRLWTWFPTGRRGSYSPAEPETPNVNGAKEKITGKKKWRNIFSRDRKPKDAGKLLKEEALEGQVPQKKEKKKWKNIFSRNRKPKDAGKLLKEEALEGQVPQPGVLELHADTEAGALTNTSLHETRGDTEMLLPVKELEPDAEALTNTSMDETRGDTEMLLPVEELEAEAGALKNISLHETRGDTEMLLPVKELEPDAEALTNTSLDETREISLDNTRGDAEMLLPVRELEAEPKVLNNTSLDETKDNAEMLLPVSELEAEPEVLNNTCLDETKDVAEMLLMVRELEAEAEALKDLVKTSLVESEETELQNRGDTEADLFSKGDDGGISGEHGRRKKIRRGTRGRGRKINHKKKENNGSEMINEVNAEAEAEVVEMRNVHPDEKDSTAVLLKHDQPLDEEKRQLIGQGDLKDPEDTMQEKNIIQGTQDRGRKLRRTEACAFYCKREKAPRRP, from the exons ATGGATCGTCTGTGGACCTGGTTCCCGACAGGCCGCCGGGGCTCTTACAGCCCCGCCGAGCCGGAGACGCCCAACGTGAACGGGGCTAAAGAGAAGATAACAGGAAAGAAAAAGTGGAGGAATATCTTCAGCAGGGACCGTAAGCCCAAAGATGCAGGAAAGCTGCTGAAGGAGGAGGCTCTGGAGGGCCAAGTGCcccagaaaaaagaaaagaaaaagtggaAGAACATCTTCAGCAGGAACCGTAAGCCCAAAGATGCAGGAAAGCTGCTGAAGGAGGAGGCTCTGGAGGGCCAAGTGCCCCAGCCTGGTGTACTGGAGCTCCACGCTGACACTGAGGCTGGAGCTCTGACAAACACCAGCCTGCATGAGACCAGGGGTGATACCGAGATGCTCCTGCCTGTGAAGGAGCTCGAACCTGATGCCGAAGCCCTGACTAACACCAGCATGGATGAGACCAGGGGAGATACCGAGATGCTCCTGCCTGTGGAAGAGCTCGAAGCTGAGGCTGGAGCTCTAAAAAACATCAGCCTGCATGAGACCAGGGGTGATACCGAGATGCTCCTGCCTGTGAAGGAGCTCGAACCTGATGCCGAAGCCCTGACTAACACCAGCCTGGATGAGACCAGGGAGATCAGCTTGGATAACACCAGGGGTGATGCTGAGATGCTTCTGCCTGTCAGAGAGCTCGAAGCTGAGCCTAAAGTCCTGAACAACACCAGCCTGGATGAGACCAAAGACAACGCTGAGATGCTCCTGCCTGTCAGTGAGCTCGAAGCTGAGCCTGAAGTCCTGAACAACACCTGCCTGGATGAGACCAAGGACGTTGCTGAGATGCTTCTGATGGTCAGAGAGCTCGAAGCTGAGGCTGAAGCCCTAAAGGACCTGGTCAAGACCAGCCTGGTTGAGTCTGAGGAGACCGAGCTTCAGAACAGAGGAGACACTGAAGCTGATTTATTCAGCAAAGGTGATGATGGTGGCATCAGTGGAGAACACGGCCGGAGAAAGAAAATCAGGAGAGGAACCCGGGGACGCGGCCGTAAGATAAACCACAAAAAGAAGGAAAATAACG gATCTGAAATGATAAATGAGGTGAATGCTGAAGCAGAAGCTGAGGTTGTTGAGATGAGAAATGTCCATCCCGATGAGAAGGACTCAACCGCTGTTTTGCTGAAACATGACCAACCTCTGGATGAGGAAAAACGGCAGCTGATAGGTCAAGGTGACCTAAAGGACCCAGAGGACACAATGCAGGAGAAGAACATCATACAAGGCACTCAAGATCGCGGCCGCAAACTCAGAAGAACAGAAGCATGTGCTTTTTACTGCAAACGTGAAAAAGCGCCACGTCGACCTTAG